One region of Natronorubrum aibiense genomic DNA includes:
- a CDS encoding Hsp20/alpha crystallin family protein: protein MAANAGPLDGLENGLKWLTRHAETAARSWESDLELRSHLDLSMERPGVRLDLIDRGDTYVVLVDVPGYDRDDLEVELHGRRLTISGDRDGEPRASAADERGEFDGTALRRERRLQSFSRQLQVPAPVDTDAAEAAVATGVLMVRLPKLDSSEPTRPIDIE from the coding sequence ATGGCAGCGAACGCCGGTCCACTCGACGGACTCGAGAACGGCCTCAAGTGGCTGACCCGCCACGCCGAGACGGCCGCTCGGTCGTGGGAGTCGGACCTCGAACTGCGAAGCCACCTCGACCTCTCGATGGAACGACCAGGGGTACGGCTGGATCTCATCGACCGCGGCGACACGTACGTCGTTCTCGTCGACGTCCCCGGCTACGACCGCGACGACTTGGAGGTCGAACTCCACGGTCGGCGACTCACGATCAGCGGGGACCGGGACGGAGAGCCACGGGCATCTGCAGCCGACGAACGCGGCGAGTTCGACGGAACGGCGCTTCGCCGCGAGCGCCGGCTCCAGTCGTTCAGCCGGCAGCTTCAGGTGCCCGCTCCCGTCGACACCGACGCAGCCGAGGCGGCGGTCGCCACCGGTGTGCTCATGGTTCGGCTGCCAAAACTCGACTCGAGCGAGCCCACGCGACCGATCGACATCGAGTGA
- a CDS encoding DUF3054 domain-containing protein, whose amino-acid sequence MDSAVQTTDRSRGIDRETLLLGVCDVGLLAGLVIVGQLSHDVNPITQPVASLEAIAPFIIGWLVVAAVIGLYTQSAASSVAQAARLTTATWLGAANIGLLLRQGVFGDTAAWPFPLVITGFGLLLLVGWRVGYTAVLRRTS is encoded by the coding sequence ATGGACTCAGCAGTGCAAACGACCGATCGCTCACGCGGGATCGACCGAGAGACGCTCCTGCTCGGCGTCTGTGACGTCGGACTCCTCGCGGGCCTCGTGATCGTCGGCCAGCTCAGCCACGACGTGAACCCGATCACGCAGCCGGTCGCCTCGCTCGAGGCGATTGCGCCCTTTATCATCGGCTGGCTCGTCGTGGCGGCCGTCATCGGCCTCTATACGCAGTCGGCTGCGTCCTCGGTGGCACAGGCGGCGCGGTTGACGACGGCAACGTGGCTCGGCGCGGCGAACATCGGCTTGCTGCTTCGCCAAGGGGTGTTCGGGGATACGGCAGCGTGGCCGTTTCCACTCGTCATCACGGGATTCGGCCTCTTGCTGCTGGTCGGGTGGCGTGTCGGCTACACGGCAGTGCTCCGTCGCACGTCGTAA
- a CDS encoding CDP-alcohol phosphatidyltransferase family protein has translation MTLDKFRPYVSRFLDPFVKGFDRVGMSPDGVSIVAFGMAILAAVAFLLGGRADPIWYVVAAILVFLNGWLDIVDGALAREQNVASAGGDLLDHVLDRYADIVVIGGLAAGLEDYLLGFLAVTGVVMTSYLGTQAQAVGLDRVYGGLVGRADRLAIIGLVGFLAYPISGTYGGLTLIGWLLVFLAVVGHLTALQRFVYSWSALE, from the coding sequence ATGACGCTGGATAAGTTCAGACCGTACGTCTCGCGATTTCTCGATCCGTTCGTCAAGGGATTCGATCGCGTCGGGATGAGTCCCGACGGCGTGAGCATCGTGGCCTTTGGAATGGCGATTTTGGCGGCCGTCGCCTTCTTGCTCGGTGGCCGTGCAGACCCGATCTGGTACGTCGTGGCTGCGATACTCGTCTTTCTCAACGGTTGGCTCGACATCGTCGACGGGGCGCTCGCCCGCGAACAGAACGTCGCTTCGGCGGGCGGAGACCTGCTCGATCACGTCCTCGACCGGTACGCGGACATCGTCGTTATCGGCGGGCTGGCCGCGGGTCTCGAGGATTATCTCCTCGGCTTCCTCGCGGTGACGGGTGTCGTGATGACGTCGTATCTCGGGACGCAGGCCCAGGCAGTCGGCCTCGACCGGGTCTACGGCGGGCTGGTCGGCCGTGCGGATCGGCTGGCGATCATCGGCCTCGTCGGCTTTCTCGCCTACCCGATCTCGGGAACCTACGGCGGGCTCACGCTGATCGGCTGGCTGCTCGTCTTCCTCGCAGTCGTCGGCCATCTGACCGCACTGCAGCGGTTCGTCTACTCCTGGTCGGCACTCGAGTAA
- a CDS encoding multiprotein bridging factor aMBF1, which produces MVQCEMCGAETSSPKTIKVEGAKLDVCSNCTDFGTEVKQSSSSSSSTKYSTSSSSSSSSRSSTSGSTTSSSSSSSSSQRRSDMFDDMDELATDYDDRVRNARESKGLSQSDLANELNEKASLIRKIERGDTLPSDRVQSKLEKFLEINLNAESGSADDSEWSGGSSTGSYTLGDVVKRKD; this is translated from the coding sequence ATGGTCCAGTGCGAGATGTGTGGCGCTGAGACGTCGTCTCCGAAGACTATCAAGGTCGAGGGTGCGAAGTTAGACGTGTGTTCGAACTGCACCGATTTCGGCACTGAAGTCAAACAATCCTCGAGCTCCAGTAGCTCGACGAAGTATTCGACCTCGAGTTCGTCTTCGAGTTCCAGTCGCTCGAGCACCTCGGGTTCGACGACGAGTTCGTCCTCGAGTTCCTCGAGTAGCCAGCGACGCTCGGATATGTTCGACGACATGGACGAGCTCGCCACTGATTACGACGATCGCGTTCGCAACGCTCGCGAGAGCAAGGGGCTCAGCCAGTCCGATCTCGCGAACGAACTCAACGAGAAGGCGAGCCTCATCCGGAAGATCGAACGCGGCGATACACTGCCGAGCGACCGCGTCCAGTCGAAACTCGAGAAGTTCCTCGAGATCAATTTGAACGCTGAGAGTGGCTCGGCAGACGACTCGGAGTGGTCGGGTGGCTCCTCGACTGGCAGTTACACGCTCGGTGACGTCGTCAAGCGAAAGGACTGA
- a CDS encoding toll/interleukin-1 receptor domain-containing protein: MTGEQIYVSHAPSDLELVQELFSTVKNFPFGVHITFEALESGGSRRRLEGRLANSDVVVAVLTAASADSQWINQEIGYAVAKGIPVLPLYDDESHRSGFIDDVDGVQIDRQDPSITIFNLLSRLRSELAPLGALSVPNWYIRFPCTIPDCGHPVTLEIEQDQTKLWMRSKHGKLLTTSCARCGSTYAFEPATIGYVRRDDEGTRQRRAGRYDSSWSRS, from the coding sequence ATGACCGGGGAACAGATCTACGTCTCACACGCACCCAGTGACCTCGAACTCGTCCAGGAGCTGTTCTCGACGGTCAAGAACTTCCCCTTCGGCGTCCACATCACCTTCGAGGCACTCGAATCCGGGGGCTCTCGCCGTCGCCTCGAGGGCCGACTCGCGAACAGCGACGTCGTCGTTGCGGTGTTGACAGCGGCGTCGGCCGACAGCCAGTGGATCAACCAGGAAATTGGCTACGCCGTTGCCAAAGGGATCCCCGTCCTCCCGCTGTACGACGACGAGTCCCACCGCAGCGGGTTCATCGACGACGTTGACGGCGTACAAATCGACCGACAGGACCCGTCGATCACGATTTTCAACCTGTTGAGTCGGCTCCGGAGTGAACTCGCACCGCTCGGTGCGCTTTCGGTTCCGAACTGGTACATCCGCTTTCCGTGTACGATCCCCGACTGTGGACATCCGGTCACACTCGAGATCGAGCAGGACCAGACGAAACTCTGGATGCGTTCGAAACACGGTAAGTTGCTGACGACGTCGTGTGCGCGCTGTGGATCGACGTACGCCTTCGAGCCGGCCACGATCGGATACGTCCGTCGAGATGACGAGGGGACTCGACAGCGGCGAGCCGGTCGTTACGACTCCTCTTGGAGTCGTTCGTAA
- a CDS encoding DUF1918 domain-containing protein: protein MSFEEDDQVVLHDEHSEFDGETGTVTQTMESMFGDVTYTISFEDGQEAGVPEDALEAADEDADDEDEE, encoded by the coding sequence ATGAGCTTCGAGGAAGACGACCAGGTCGTCTTACACGACGAGCACAGCGAGTTCGATGGAGAGACCGGAACCGTCACGCAGACGATGGAGTCGATGTTCGGTGACGTCACATACACTATCAGCTTCGAGGACGGACAGGAAGCCGGCGTTCCCGAGGATGCCCTCGAGGCAGCCGACGAGGACGCCGACGACGAAGACGAAGAATAA
- a CDS encoding YcaO-like family protein, translating to MNIHVVGDDPVRAAVVAALGDVDIAVEDASPADLADARFAIVSDVAGSETFARASEAARAGNTPWIAVEIGGVGGYPLADVDAAISGFAPKTGCFDCLRHRVASNLEEGATSDRPQADRSAVRLAGAVAGRECVRVLSGEERSVIGQTVELPHVRRRFLPVPGCDCQSTPRTRTLERDDDSLPLDAAVEHAEAAIDDRIGIVKTIGEVESFPAPYYLATTADTSGFSDASAPTQAAGVADDWNAALMKAVGEGLERYCAGVYRDDDFVHASEDDLERAVSPTDLVRPDDAPAYDSSETHRWVPGETLATGEAVHLPAAAIQFPQPGASLVPSITTGLGLGSSTVDALRSGLTEVVERDATMLAWYSTFEPLGLAVDDDAFATLERRARSEGLSVTPLLVTQDIDVPVVAVAVHREPSALDGSVDPDDDEWPAFAVGSAAGLDATAAARSALEEALQNWMELRNIGPEEAADASGAIGEYAAFSDAARTFIDVDQSIPAASVGPDPIPTGEDALEALVSRVTDAGLLPAAARLTTRDVDSIGFEAVRVVVPGAQPLFTGEPYFGDRARTVPEDLGFEPRLERAFHPYP from the coding sequence ATGAACATCCACGTCGTCGGTGACGACCCAGTGCGTGCGGCCGTCGTCGCCGCGCTCGGAGACGTCGACATCGCCGTCGAAGACGCCAGTCCGGCCGACCTTGCGGACGCCAGATTCGCCATCGTCAGCGACGTCGCCGGCTCGGAGACGTTCGCTCGAGCGAGCGAGGCCGCGCGAGCGGGAAACACCCCGTGGATCGCCGTCGAGATCGGCGGCGTCGGTGGCTATCCGCTCGCCGATGTCGACGCGGCGATTTCGGGGTTCGCACCGAAGACGGGTTGTTTCGACTGTCTTCGCCATCGCGTCGCGTCGAATCTCGAGGAAGGAGCGACGAGCGACCGCCCACAGGCCGATCGCAGCGCCGTCCGGCTCGCGGGCGCGGTCGCCGGCCGGGAGTGTGTCCGGGTGCTCTCGGGCGAGGAGCGGTCGGTGATCGGCCAGACGGTCGAACTGCCCCACGTCAGACGGCGATTCCTTCCGGTGCCGGGCTGTGACTGCCAATCTACGCCCCGAACACGAACGCTCGAGCGCGACGACGACTCGCTTCCCCTCGATGCGGCCGTCGAACACGCCGAGGCGGCGATCGACGACCGCATCGGCATCGTCAAAACGATCGGCGAGGTCGAGTCGTTCCCCGCGCCGTACTATCTGGCGACGACGGCGGACACGTCTGGCTTTAGCGACGCCAGCGCGCCCACACAGGCCGCCGGCGTCGCCGACGACTGGAACGCGGCGCTGATGAAAGCCGTCGGCGAGGGCCTCGAGCGCTACTGCGCCGGCGTCTATCGGGACGACGACTTCGTCCACGCCAGCGAAGACGACCTCGAACGGGCCGTTTCCCCCACCGACCTCGTCCGACCCGACGATGCGCCCGCTTACGACTCGAGCGAAACACACCGCTGGGTACCCGGCGAAACCCTCGCGACCGGCGAGGCCGTCCACCTGCCCGCCGCGGCGATTCAGTTCCCCCAGCCCGGCGCGTCGCTCGTGCCGTCGATCACGACCGGACTCGGACTTGGCTCTTCGACCGTCGATGCGCTGCGTTCGGGACTGACGGAGGTCGTAGAGCGCGACGCGACGATGCTTGCGTGGTACTCGACGTTCGAACCGCTCGGACTCGCCGTCGACGACGACGCGTTCGCGACGCTCGAGCGCCGTGCACGGAGTGAAGGGCTATCGGTGACACCGCTGCTCGTCACGCAGGATATCGACGTCCCCGTGGTCGCCGTCGCCGTCCACCGTGAACCGAGCGCACTGGACGGCTCCGTCGACCCCGACGACGACGAGTGGCCGGCGTTCGCCGTCGGCTCCGCGGCCGGACTCGACGCCACGGCCGCCGCGCGGTCGGCACTCGAGGAAGCCCTGCAAAACTGGATGGAACTACGGAACATCGGACCCGAGGAGGCCGCCGACGCGTCGGGTGCGATCGGCGAGTACGCAGCCTTCTCCGACGCTGCACGCACGTTTATCGACGTCGACCAGTCGATTCCCGCCGCGAGCGTCGGTCCGGACCCGATCCCGACCGGCGAGGACGCACTCGAGGCGCTCGTCTCGCGAGTGACCGACGCCGGCCTGCTGCCTGCTGCGGCCCGACTGACGACGCGTGACGTCGACTCGATCGGTTTCGAGGCAGTGAGAGTCGTCGTTCCCGGCGCGCAACCGCTGTTT
- a CDS encoding RNA-binding protein, whose translation MPQIPLHYVDLRTFCYATEDEKRVEEALRTFLPEEFDIERVESEGHYGDRILVLSARVENADDVRHVLARLADLESFDQLIDELDERVTENTELFLRLDKQAAFGGDVRLGGGITFRAKVEAYPAKKDQAVENAREVLERLRDEK comes from the coding sequence ATGCCACAGATCCCGCTTCACTACGTCGATTTACGCACGTTCTGTTACGCCACCGAGGACGAGAAACGCGTCGAGGAGGCGCTGCGAACCTTCCTCCCCGAGGAGTTCGACATCGAGCGCGTCGAGAGCGAAGGCCACTACGGCGACCGCATTCTCGTCCTCTCGGCCCGCGTCGAGAACGCCGACGACGTCCGCCACGTCCTCGCCCGACTCGCCGACCTCGAGTCGTTCGATCAGTTGATCGACGAACTCGACGAGCGGGTCACCGAGAACACCGAACTCTTCTTACGACTGGACAAGCAGGCCGCCTTCGGCGGTGACGTCCGACTGGGTGGTGGGATCACGTTCCGTGCGAAGGTCGAAGCCTACCCGGCCAAGAAGGACCAGGCCGTCGAGAACGCACGGGAGGTCCTCGAGCGACTGCGCGACGAAAAATAA
- a CDS encoding succinylglutamate desuccinylase/aspartoacylase family protein, producing MRRRRLLAAGGALAGTVTAGIVSRSAADDGLFAAAREPGDDGEPQRRTERLLPGTVHETPLYEIDAPRDGPTVMVFGGVHGDERSGIAVAREVTDWYPDAGTLVVVPETNRVAVDNDEREGEFGDLNRHFPADREPETDLARGIWDAVVAHDPDVVLDLHRSLGIYGLHREYVGQLVLHSPDAHGETLAEALTNDGVPWYLPFHRFTARETNRSGSLLFQKAARDLEIPTYLFETTEFLLDRETRVDLTRLATAHVLSLHDVLEPEVER from the coding sequence ATGAGGCGACGGAGACTGTTGGCTGCCGGCGGCGCACTTGCGGGAACGGTGACGGCTGGCATCGTGAGCCGGTCGGCGGCTGACGACGGACTGTTCGCAGCGGCTCGCGAACCCGGCGATGATGGCGAACCCCAGCGGCGAACGGAACGACTTCTGCCGGGAACCGTCCACGAAACGCCGCTGTACGAGATCGACGCGCCACGCGATGGGCCCACGGTGATGGTTTTCGGCGGTGTCCACGGCGATGAGCGAAGCGGCATCGCGGTCGCCCGCGAGGTCACCGACTGGTACCCCGACGCGGGCACCCTCGTCGTCGTCCCCGAGACCAACCGCGTCGCCGTCGACAACGACGAACGTGAGGGCGAATTCGGCGACCTGAACCGCCACTTTCCGGCCGATCGAGAGCCGGAAACCGACCTCGCCCGCGGCATCTGGGATGCCGTCGTTGCCCATGATCCCGACGTCGTCCTCGACCTTCACCGCTCGCTCGGAATCTACGGGCTCCACCGAGAGTACGTCGGACAGCTGGTCCTCCACTCGCCGGACGCCCACGGCGAGACGCTCGCCGAGGCGCTCACCAACGACGGTGTGCCGTGGTATCTCCCGTTCCACCGATTCACCGCCCGCGAGACGAACCGCTCCGGATCGTTGCTCTTTCAAAAAGCCGCCCGCGACCTCGAGATACCGACGTATCTTTTCGAGACGACCGAGTTCCTGCTCGACCGCGAGACGCGAGTCGATCTGACGCGACTGGCGACCGCACACGTGCTCTCATTGCACGACGTGCTCGAGCCTGAGGTGGAACGATGA
- the tpiA gene encoding triose-phosphate isomerase — MFVLVNLKTYPCDPVAVAEAVRDVNESTDARVAVAPQAAHLERVAETGAETWAQHVDPIDYGSNTGHTLAESVAEAGAVGTLINHSEQRLKLADVDGAVEAAERAGLETVVCANNPAQIGAAAALGPDAVAVEPPELIGTGTPVSQADPDIVEDAVEAAQAVDADVSVLCGAGISTGDDVVAAGDLGSEGVLLASGVAKADDPTAALEDLVAPL, encoded by the coding sequence ATGTTCGTCCTCGTCAATTTGAAGACGTATCCCTGTGATCCAGTCGCCGTCGCGGAAGCCGTTCGCGACGTCAACGAGTCCACCGACGCCCGCGTCGCCGTCGCTCCGCAGGCGGCCCACCTCGAGCGCGTCGCCGAGACGGGTGCCGAAACGTGGGCCCAGCACGTCGATCCGATCGACTACGGCAGCAACACCGGACACACGCTCGCCGAATCCGTCGCCGAGGCGGGGGCGGTCGGGACGCTCATCAACCACTCTGAGCAGCGACTGAAACTCGCCGACGTCGACGGTGCCGTCGAGGCCGCCGAACGGGCCGGCCTCGAGACCGTCGTCTGCGCCAACAACCCGGCACAGATCGGTGCCGCGGCGGCGCTCGGCCCGGACGCGGTCGCCGTCGAGCCGCCGGAACTGATCGGCACCGGGACGCCGGTCAGTCAGGCCGATCCGGACATCGTCGAGGACGCCGTCGAGGCAGCTCAGGCCGTCGACGCGGACGTCTCCGTCCTCTGTGGCGCGGGCATCAGTACGGGCGACGACGTTGTCGCAGCCGGCGACCTCGGCTCTGAGGGGGTCTTGCTCGCAAGCGGCGTCGCGAAAGCCGACGATCCGACGGCGGCGCTCGAGGACCTCGTCGCCCCGCTGTAA
- a CDS encoding J domain-containing protein: MAVADDRHPGCDGCGRSVPLEDLTAVTMPDGERVACCPRCEPHAREAARKCASLDQRRGTCDGCTGTYLEAELEDIVLDDGTVVTCCPTCAAKAPDAESNTTDTQRETSDSTAADETRSESTSDDQQLCTQCTEWTSAEPFRVTTVDDRTERLCPSCKERAERDGIIKDVEIRKTKAREVLGVEADATDEELRTAFHEQVKRAHPDQQSGSKSAFQLVRDAYERLQEES; the protein is encoded by the coding sequence ATGGCTGTGGCCGATGATCGTCACCCGGGCTGTGATGGATGTGGCCGATCAGTGCCGCTCGAGGACCTCACCGCAGTGACGATGCCGGACGGCGAGCGCGTCGCCTGCTGTCCTCGCTGCGAGCCACACGCCCGCGAGGCTGCCCGGAAGTGTGCCTCGCTCGACCAGCGCCGCGGCACCTGCGACGGCTGTACGGGCACCTATCTCGAGGCCGAACTTGAGGACATCGTCTTGGACGATGGCACCGTCGTCACGTGTTGTCCCACCTGCGCGGCAAAAGCGCCCGACGCCGAGTCGAACACGACGGACACACAGCGCGAGACGAGCGACTCGACGGCGGCCGACGAGACGCGGTCCGAGTCGACGAGCGACGACCAACAGCTCTGTACGCAGTGTACCGAGTGGACCAGCGCCGAACCGTTTCGTGTGACGACCGTCGACGATCGAACCGAACGGCTCTGTCCGTCCTGCAAAGAACGCGCCGAACGCGACGGAATTATCAAAGACGTCGAGATCAGGAAAACGAAAGCCCGTGAGGTGCTTGGCGTCGAGGCAGACGCAACCGACGAGGAACTTCGAACGGCGTTCCACGAGCAAGTGAAACGCGCTCACCCCGACCAGCAAAGCGGGAGCAAGTCGGCGTTTCAGCTCGTCAGAGACGCTTACGAACGACTCCAAGAGGAGTCGTAA
- a CDS encoding DHH family phosphoesterase, with protein MSRAADLASVLETTESLVIVCHDSPDPDCLASALALEAIANDRDVDEVTITYGGEISHQQNRAFINMLEISLEPLGRTDVDSYERVGFVDHSQPGGNTELPARVTPDLVVDHHLGERIGATFEDVRPHIGATATIFVEYLDELEVELTTRLASALLFALHRERLDFVREPTRREYEAALAVYPDADLETLEQLYGSAFSPGTLDAIGQAIAARERRGSSLVSNVGTTTETDALPQAADYLLNLEGVDTVLVYGIVDDAIRLSARSIDPRVHIGETLQNGFDELGQVGGHHDMAGGRIELGLFADDADDADVLLTFAGNRLTRRFFDALNLENGE; from the coding sequence ATGTCCCGTGCGGCCGACCTCGCGTCCGTCCTCGAGACGACGGAGTCGCTGGTGATCGTCTGTCACGACAGTCCGGATCCGGACTGTCTCGCCAGCGCACTGGCTCTCGAAGCCATCGCGAACGATCGCGATGTCGACGAGGTGACGATCACCTACGGCGGGGAGATCTCTCACCAACAGAACCGGGCGTTCATCAACATGCTCGAGATTTCGCTCGAGCCGCTCGGGCGCACGGACGTCGATTCCTACGAGCGGGTCGGATTCGTCGACCACTCACAGCCGGGTGGGAACACCGAACTGCCGGCTCGGGTTACGCCCGACCTCGTCGTCGACCACCATCTTGGCGAACGGATCGGTGCCACGTTCGAAGACGTCCGCCCTCATATCGGCGCGACGGCGACGATTTTCGTCGAGTATCTCGACGAACTCGAGGTCGAGCTGACGACGCGCCTCGCCTCAGCGCTGCTCTTTGCGCTGCATCGCGAACGGCTCGATTTCGTCCGTGAACCAACCAGACGGGAGTACGAGGCCGCCCTCGCCGTTTACCCCGACGCGGATTTGGAGACGCTCGAGCAACTGTACGGCAGCGCGTTCTCTCCGGGCACGCTTGACGCGATCGGGCAGGCCATCGCCGCTCGCGAACGCCGTGGGTCGTCGCTAGTGTCGAACGTCGGCACGACGACCGAGACCGACGCACTCCCGCAGGCGGCGGATTACCTGTTGAACCTCGAGGGAGTAGATACGGTCCTCGTCTACGGCATCGTCGACGACGCGATCCGACTGAGCGCGCGGTCGATCGATCCGCGGGTTCACATCGGTGAAACGCTGCAAAACGGCTTCGACGAACTCGGGCAGGTCGGTGGCCATCACGATATGGCCGGTGGCCGGATCGAACTCGGACTGTTCGCCGACGACGCCGACGACGCTGACGTGCTGCTCACGTTCGCCGGCAATCGACTCACCCGTCGGTTCTTCGATGCGCTGAACCTCGAAAACGGCGAATGA
- a CDS encoding type 1 glutamine amidotransferase domain-containing protein, whose amino-acid sequence MTTALFVVSEEGYWGEECVEPLETLSAAGVEITVATPSGSPPQIDDRSIDPEQVGEETAEHVREVHETDERLNDPIPTAQADAAAYDAVVFPGGHGTEWDVNQDSDARRLLRDIVAGDDGKALVVCHAVGILAFARDRQGAFIVTGRDVTGFPNEWEAEIVDENDCMPSGRKLPYWVEDEVTAAGGNWDADLDAETSVTVDGDLITGRGPASSTVAAETLLEELGV is encoded by the coding sequence GTGACAACCGCACTATTTGTCGTCAGCGAGGAAGGATATTGGGGAGAAGAGTGTGTCGAACCGCTCGAGACGCTGTCCGCTGCGGGCGTCGAGATCACGGTCGCCACGCCGTCGGGCAGCCCACCGCAGATCGACGACCGGTCGATCGATCCCGAGCAGGTCGGCGAGGAGACCGCCGAACACGTCCGGGAGGTACACGAAACCGACGAGCGGCTGAACGACCCGATTCCGACCGCCCAGGCCGACGCTGCGGCGTACGACGCCGTCGTCTTCCCTGGCGGCCACGGCACCGAGTGGGACGTCAATCAGGACAGCGACGCCCGTCGACTGCTCCGCGATATCGTCGCCGGCGACGACGGCAAAGCGCTCGTCGTCTGTCACGCCGTCGGCATTCTCGCGTTCGCCCGCGACAGGCAGGGCGCGTTCATCGTCACCGGCCGCGACGTGACCGGCTTCCCCAACGAGTGGGAGGCCGAGATCGTCGACGAGAACGACTGCATGCCGAGCGGTCGGAAACTGCCCTACTGGGTCGAAGACGAGGTCACAGCCGCTGGCGGGAACTGGGATGCTGACCTCGACGCGGAGACGAGCGTCACCGTCGACGGCGACCTCATTACCGGTCGCGGTCCCGCCTCTTCGACTGTGGCCGCCGAGACGCTGCTTGAGGAGCTGGGCGTCTAA
- a CDS encoding adenylate kinase family protein, whose product MRVAVTGTPGTGKTTATDILASRLATDDSLPDLEVIHLNAVLDEEGLYTEVDADRGSKIADLEALADWLDGRDDAVIDSHLAHHFDADRVAVLRCAPEMLEERLLERGETEAKAAENAESEALDVVLSEAVETHGLESIYEIDTTDRDPEAVADALEAVVAGDREPSAGDVDFMGYLT is encoded by the coding sequence GTGAGAGTCGCCGTCACCGGCACTCCGGGAACCGGGAAGACGACCGCGACGGACATCCTCGCGTCCCGACTCGCCACCGACGACTCGCTGCCGGATCTCGAGGTCATCCACCTGAACGCGGTCCTCGACGAGGAAGGCCTCTACACCGAGGTCGACGCCGACCGCGGGAGTAAGATCGCCGACCTCGAGGCACTCGCCGACTGGCTCGACGGCCGAGACGACGCCGTCATCGACTCCCATCTCGCCCATCACTTCGACGCCGACCGGGTCGCCGTCCTCCGGTGTGCTCCCGAGATGCTCGAGGAGCGCCTGCTCGAGCGTGGCGAAACCGAGGCGAAGGCGGCCGAGAACGCCGAAAGCGAGGCCCTCGACGTCGTCCTTTCGGAAGCCGTCGAGACCCACGGTCTCGAGTCGATCTACGAGATCGACACGACCGATCGCGACCCCGAGGCGGTTGCGGACGCCCTCGAGGCGGTCGTGGCGGGTGACCGAGAGCCAAGTGCCGGTGACGTCGACTTCATGGGGTACCTGACATGA